Proteins from a single region of Apium graveolens cultivar Ventura chromosome 7, ASM990537v1, whole genome shotgun sequence:
- the LOC141670585 gene encoding uncharacterized protein LOC141670585: MLENITASEVAGYGVGAFLLYATLSATKIDSFISTSQRSSLGMCKRCGDLKLIACSKCKGQGIIRENMFFNFNAMDDLSQSYGGNSRKGSLSCKNCRAKGHFSCPECSNVSQS; the protein is encoded by the exons ATGTTGGAAAATATAACAGCAAGTGAAGTAGCAGGCTATGGAGTTGGTGCATTTCTGTTATATGCAACTCTCTCTGCTACCAAGATTGATTCTTTCATTTCTACTTCCCAACGCAG CTCCCTTGGCATGTGCAAAAGATGTGGCGACCTTAAGTTGATAGCTTGCTCGAAATGCAAGGGACAAGGAATAATCAGGGAAAACATGTTTTTTAACTTCAATGCAATGGATGATCTCTCTCAGTCATATGGGGGTAACTCCAGGAAGGGATCTCTGTCTTGTAAAAATTGCAGAGCTAAAGGACATTTTAGCTGCCCAGAATGCTCAAATGTGTCCCAGTCTTGA